The following is a genomic window from Haliaeetus albicilla chromosome 13, bHalAlb1.1, whole genome shotgun sequence.
AACCGTCACGCGTGTCACGGTTGTTTGATGGCGGGTCACGTGTCGGGGCGTGTTATTGCGTGTTGTGCGTGTAGCCATCACACTTGACGGTGTTTGGGTTGGGAACGGGGCAGGGACACGGGTGACACGGGGTGACACTGGTGACATGGTGACACAGGTGTGCGTGTGAGCCCATGGCACCCACCTGACACAGAGCGTCACGCGTGTCAGCCCGTGTCGCACCCGCCGTGTTGCGCGACGGCCCCGCGTGACGTGTGATGATGTCACGCGAGGGTGACGGCCGGGGAGGGTCGCGTGTGTGTCGAGTTGCCAGTGACATCATCatgagctggggggggcagctgTGATGTCACACGTGTGTTGTGCGTGTCACGGTGACACCGGGCGGGCGTTGTTTCCTTCAGTGCCTCTTTATGGGGCGGCCGTGGGGCAGTTGTGTAtcgcgcccccccccgccgccttccCGTCAGCCGTCGCCTTCCCGCTCGCCGTGGGCGCTGTGGGGTTTCCctcggccgcccccgccccacggctgccccacggctgcgTGTGTCACCCTCGTCCGCGTGTCCCCCCCGTCATGGGGCAGCCCCAGAATTCCCCCGTGGGGGCGGCCGGGATGGgcgcagctgggggggggggggcgtgggggaaGCCCCTGCCCCATAGCGGGGTGTCCTGCCCCCCAACCACCCCCCCAGggcctcctgccccacagctgctcccccagggcctcctgccccccaactgccccccaagtccttcttgcCCCACAtctgccccccaagtgccccctgccccacatctgCCCCACAGCGGTTCCCCCCCAGGTCTCTGCCCCGCAGGGGGCGGGGCCCTGCCTTCCCCCACCCTCATTGGCCAGCACCGGCCTAAGCCCCTCCTTCCCATTGGTCACCCGGTAGGCTGAGCTAGAAGACGAATGGGAAAGATGATTGGCTGCCAGGCGAGGGGCGCCCTGTGATTGGCCGGATTCCTGGAGAGCGTCGCCGGATAGGTGAGGGGGCGTGGCCGAGACGAGGGGGCGGTGCCTCGGCGGGGGGTGGAGGCTGTGTCTTGCCTGAAACCCCGCCTACGTGGGGCACGTCATCTAAGTGCCCCGCCCACTTCCGCCCCACGTTGTTCctgcttccccctctccccgccccctcctgcccccccgaGGCTGCCCCATAagtgcccccccgccccacaaCTGCCCCATAACCGCCCCATaacctctccctcccccataaCTGCCCCATaaccacccccctgccccataacTGCCCCCTCGTGCCCCCTACCtgccccccaactcccccccatGACCCCTAACCCCCCGTGACCCCCCGatccccggtgcccccccccccaaccctcaaTGCCCCCCCCAGGTTCCTTgaccccccccgaccccccatGACCTCTGACCCCTTTGCCCCCCCCAGGTGTATGCGGCAGTGAGGGAGGGGCCGCCTCAGCCCagcagccgcccccccccgcccccccccggggctgcccctgACCCGCCCCCCgcgggggggcccggggggagCCAGCCCTCCGGCGCCCCAGGAGTGGTGagttggggggggctgtggggcactatggggggctgggggctggtttggggggcACTTTGGGGGGGCTATGGGTGGCATCTATGGGGCAGGTAGGGTGCCTGCCGTGGGGCAGCAGGTATCTATAGGGCAGGGAGTATCTATGGGGCAGAGGCTATCTATGGGGTGGGAGCTCTTTATGGGACTAGCAGGGGGCTATCTATGGGGCAGGGGGTATCTGTGGGGTGGGAGCTCTTTATGGGATGGGCAGGGAGTTGCTATGGGGCAAGGGATAGCTATGGGGCAGAGGTGCGTGAGGCTGACGTTCTGTGGTGCAGGCTGGATGCATCGCGCCGTGGAGCCGCTGGGGGGCCGGGCCGGACGGGACCCCTTCGCCGTGGGGAGCCTGGGCTGCGGCGGGGCCTGGGccgcctgccccccccgcccctggcTGACCGGCACCAGGTACCCTGCCCCACACCGCCCCACGGGGACCCCCACGCTGCCCCACTGGGAGCCCCACTGCCCCAGACTGCCCCACGGGGACACCCACACTGCTCCACACTGCCCCACACCACCCCATGGGGACCCCCACTGCCCCACGGGGACCCCCACACTgccccatggggacccccccactgccccacaGGGTCCCTATATCcccgggggtgtgtgtgtgtccctgtGCCCCACAGGGTGGGGGGTGGAATCCCCCCCATatcctggggaggggggtcccTGTGCCCCAGAGGGGTCCCCCCCCACCCGGGGGTCCCCCTCACAcctccccgtgcccccccccaggtgtTCTTCCAGCATCGGGCAGGCGCAGCTGCCCCCCCACCTCgcgcccccccccagcggcaATGGGGTCCCCTCCCACAAGCCCTACTTCCCCCCAGGGTAAGTGCTGACCCCCAAGTCTGTCCCCCCACCGCGGTGTCCCCAGGTgtccccccccagtgtccccatgtccatcccccccccccagtgtgTGTCCCCCGGCAGCCAGAGCCCATCCAGGACTGCTTGGAGGGGGGTgtctctgtggggctgagccccctatgtccgtcccccccccgacCCACATGTCCCCCTCCCTgacccctgtcccccccccgcagtgtccccccatgtccccttgCCAGAGTCCacccagggctggaggggacacacacacacgtctatggggctgagccccccatGTCCCTACCCAGGGGTGCGGGAGGGGGCACATCtatggggctgagccccccctgtcccccccccaggctgctaGAGTACCCTGCAGGGCTGCATGGAGGGGACATCtatggggctgagccccccacgtccccccccAGGGGTCCGGGGAGGGCACGtctgtggggctgagcccccccctgacccccgtgtcccccccagggcccccccccgggccccccccggGACGCTGGAGTCCCTGCAGGGCTGCGTGCGGGCGCTGCAGCCACAGCCCTGGGAACCGCCGGGGCCGATGGCCGAGGCCCCCCCGGAGCTGGAGGAACCCCCCAGCTGCTACCACAGCCCCGCTCGATGTCACCGAGGCCACCGCGGGGACATCGCCGCCCGCATCGGGCGCCTCCAGCAGGTGGGGACGCGGCGGAggaggggggacacacgggGATGGGGGGACACAGGGTTGTGGCTGTGGCACCTACGGGGACGTCGGTGCTGGCGCCGGGTGACAGCAGCAAGTGGGGACAGTGGGGGACGTGAGGGGACAGTGGGGGACGTGAGGGGACAGCGGGGACGGGGCTCTGcggcgctgccgccgcggcTGTGGCGCTGGCAGGGACGTGGGTGACACAGGGACACGGAAGGACACGTCGACAGGGGCTCAGGGGACACCCAGTGACACGGGGACAGAGGGACACGCAGGGCCGGGGGTGCAGGGGACACGGGGTGATGGTGCCAGCGCTGTCCCCTGCGTGGGTGACGTCCCCGTCAGTGGCACTGTCCCCTGTGTGGCTGCTGTCCCCTCTGTGGGTGACGTCCAGCGGTGGCTGTCCCCACGGTGGGCACCGTCCTCATGGTGGGTGACATCCCCGCGGTGGGTGACACGTGCCGGTCGCACTGTCCCCTCTGTGGGCGCTGTCCCCACGGTGGGTGACACCCGACAGTGGTGCCGTCCCTGTGGTGGGTGACATCCCACGGTGGGTGACACTTGGCAGTGGTGCTGTGTCCCCACAGTGAGTGACACCCGTTGGTGACACTGTAGCCTCCGTGGGTGCTGTCCCTGCCGTGGGTGACAGCCGGTGGTGGCATTGTAGTCTCTGTTGGTGCTGTCCCCATGGTGGGTGACACCCGGCGGTGGGTGACCCCTGTGGGTGTGACTGTCCCCAGGCCCAGCTCTGGAGCTTCCCCTCGggccccgtgtcccccccccgggccaGGACCCTGCCCCCCCTCCAGCAGGTCTGGAGCCTGCTGCACCCCGAGGTGACACGGGGGGGGACACgctggggggacatgggggggacgggaggggctggggggagggggatggGACACTGGGAATGGGaatactgggagcactggggaaacTGGGAATGGAGGTACTGGGGAAACTGGGaatggggatactggggggcactgggagtgGGGAAACTGGgaatggggacactgggggcgCTGGGAATGGGGATCCAGGCGAAACCGGGAATGGAGATACTGGGGAAACTGGgaatggggacaggggacactgGGGATGCTGGGAATGGAGATACTGGGGAACCTGGGAATGAGGACGGGGACACTGGGGATGCTGGGAATGGGGACAGGGGGCACTGGGGATGCTGGGAACAGAGATGCTCAGGGCACTGGGGATGCTAGGAATGGAGATACTGGGGAAACTGGgaatggggacaggggacacgggGAATGCTGGGAATGGAGATGCTCAGGGCACTGGGGATGCTAGGAATGGAGATACTGGGGAAACTGGgaatggggacaggggacacgggGAATGCTGGGAATGGAGATGCTCAGGgcactgggggaactgggaatGGGGACAGGACACTGGGGGTACTGGGGATGCTGGCAATGGGGGTACTAGGGAAACTGAGAatggggatgctggggaaaCTGGGAATGCATATACTAGGGAAACTGGGGATGCTGGGAATAGAGACGCTCAGGGCACTGGGGAGACTGGGAATGGGGCCACTGGGAGTACTGGGACTGGAAGTCAGGCAGGACAACGGGGCTCCTGGGGGCCCTGGGAATGGGGGGGGACGGGGCCCCCCCTgaccccctttccctccccgtGCCCCACCCCCCCAGAAGAGGAACTTCTCGGCCAAGCGGGGGTCGCAGCTGAAGCGGGGGGctcccccccccgacccccccgtGGTGCAGCCGGTGCCCCCCGCccatccccccccgcccccccccgacGACCTGCCCAGCCCCCTCAAACGCAGGAGGAGCGGCAGCCCCGagcaggtgggggggggggggattaaaGGGAGTCGGGGGGCCATTAaatgggtctgggggggctccTGGTGGGTCTGGGGGGCATTaaagggggctgggggcacaaaaatggggtgggggggtcatTAAAAGGGGTCTGAGGGGCACAaaaggggtctgggggggcatTCAGGGCATCGGGGGGGGTaaaatggggctggggggccacAAAATGGGGAGAGCATAAAATGGGGGGGCATAAAATGGGTTGGGGGGGCATTAAATGGGGGGGGCTTTaaaggggggctgggggggcacaaaatggggctgggggggatgaaatggttggggggggtccaaatggggctggggggggcacaaaatAGGGCTGGGGGGTGCGAAGTGATGGGGGGGCACCAAATgggcctgggggggcacagAAGGGGTCTGGGAGGGCACAGAATGGCGCTGGGAGGTAAAATAGGATGGGGGGGGCACAAAATGGGGGGGAGCGTAAAATGGGGGGGCATAAAATGGGTCGGGGGGCATtaaagggctgggggggggtaaAATGGGGTTGGGGGTCAGCGGGGGCGGCCTGTCCCGTGACCGTCCCCTCGTCTGcaggggggtggcggggggcagcccccccccgggcctCCCCCGTTCCCGCTGCCCCAGGGGCTGTGGAATCCCCTCCCCGGGGACGCCTGgacgcccccccgccgcctcggGGCCACCCCGGAGAGACAGGTGGGGACAGCACGGGGACCCCCCCGTGTCCTTGTTGTGTCCCCCCCGCTcgtgtccctgtgtcccccccgtgtccctgccaccccccgtgtccctgtcccccccagtgccccccacaTCCCTGTTGTCCCCCCCacgtccctgtcccccccacgTCCCTGTTGCCCCcccgtgtccctgtcccccccagcccccccatgtccctgtccccccatccctgttgtccccccatgtccccctgtgTCTCTGCCCCCCCgcgtccctgtccccccccagtccccctctatgtccctgtccccccccccacgtccccatcaCTCCCCCCTCCACTGACACAcgtgtccccccttccttctccttccacaGGAGCAGCGGAACCTGGTGGcccaccccttcccccccccccccgcccgctttcggggcccccccccccacctccgccCCCCCCTCGCCCACCCCCGGCGCCCCCCGGCCCGGGTCCCGGCCCCCTCGGAAGTGACCTTAGGGACAGCAGGGCTGGccgggtgccccccccccccagcctctcaCCAGCACCCATCGCCTGCGTGCCTTACGCCCCCCGGgcgcccccccggccccccaccaccagcaccctgccccgggggggggacggacccCGCAGCGTGAGTGGGGACGGGGACAaaggggggggatgggggggggacagggggacagagctgggggggctggggggggacaaggGGAGGACAGGGGGACAAGGCGGgggacaaggactgggaggggaggggacatggggacaaggggggtacagggatggggacggggggACAGGGACGTGGGGGACAGGGACTTGGGGGGGATGACAGGGATTGGGGGGGGACACatagggatttggggggggtcccagggacaGGGGACATCCTGGTCCCCAGGGTTGGTGGctggtggggcggggggggctgaCCGATCGcgggggacccccccaccccgagggTCTCTCTCGGGGGGGTGTCGTGTTGTCCTgtccatcccccccccccaaaaaaaaatctccccacAGGCTCCCGACCGCTACCAACCTCCGGAGccaccggggcggggggggtgagCGGGGGGGTCCCCGCTCCCCACGCTCCCCCcaacctcccctgctgcccccccccagacccccacccctccctctcctggctgaaggaggcggggggggaccCCTTGGACGACATCCTTTTCGGGGGGCCGCCCAAGGCGGGGGGGGCCGATCCCCCTTTGGGGGGTTCCCCGGGATCCTTCCCGgaccccaccaccaccagcacggcggggggggggccgcacCCCCTTTGAGGGgggtcccccttccccccaaacccccccttTCCGCTGCCCTTACTcccagaaggaggaagaggaggaggaggaggaagaaacccACCACCATCAAACGCCCCCCCCCGATTTCTggttggggacccccccccgtcctccccccccccgccctcgaGGGTCCCCCCGATACCTCAGGaacctcccccgccccccccttccacCAGCCCCCCCAATTTCTTCGGGGGTCGCCTATCCAAAGAgcgtccccccccctcctcctcctcctcttcctcctcctcctcctcccccccctcccgctgccgccgccgccgccccccccccctcctcctcctcctcctcctcctcctcctcctcccccccccccgccttccccgGGGGTCCCCCCTCGCCTTTTTGATTTCGGGGCCCCCCCTTTAGACGATCAATTCGAAGAACCCCCCGAATTTGCAAAAATTCTACCCGATGGTTTGGCCAACATTATGAAGATGTTGGACGAATCTATTCGGCAAGAGGAGGACGAGGGGGGGGTTGCCatcttgccccccccccccgacccccccgcaaccccctcccccccccccctcctcctcctcctcctcctccggtccccccccctccttcccagcccccctcccctcgcCCGTCCCAAAGCGCCGCCATTCGGGGGTCCCCAAGGTCAGgacccccccgaccccccccgaCTTTATCCCTTCGGCAAACGGGACGAACCCAAACCCGTCGCGTTTTTCAAATCTTTAACGACCCCTTTAGAAGGGCAAAAAACGGGGGGGCATAAAACGGGGATTCCGAAAACTCCTCCGTCCCCTTCTTCGACCCCCCAACTCGCTACCTCATCGCCCggctgggtgcccccccctcAAATTTATCGCGACGaagcccccccggccccccggaCCGAATCGGAGGCGTTGGAGGAGATCAGTCGAGCCTGCGAGACCTTGGCGGAACAAGCGGGACGTCACGTtccggcccccccccccttctccgaTTCCAACGACACCCCCTAAATTAGGGGGGCGACGTTATCgaagaccccccccccggcaccgaGATCTTcgccgggcccccccccggcGACGACACCATCGAAAAGAACGTGATCGTCCCGTTTTGGCTACCCTCGATTTACAAAGTTCCGGAGTGCAAGAAAAAGGAGGACCCCCCCGGCTTGAAACcaagggaggggggggtcccccgAATCCTTCtaaccccccccagcccccccccccggcttttGTCAGCTCCGCCGACCTCCTGAAGTTGCGGTCCTTGGGGGAGGGCCCCCCCAAAGAGCTGAAGATTCGCTTGATCAAGGTGGAAAGcggcgccgggggggggcgccggggggggggacaccttCATCGCTTCCGAGGTGGAGGAGCCCCGAGGTCCCCCCCTCGCCCAACTCACCATCCGCCACAGCGCCGCCGAGGTCGTCCGCGCCAGCAAGtcagtttggggggggtcccctggaattttggggggggttggaaggggtttgggggttcaTATGGGGAAGGGGGTTTGGAGGGGGGTTTGGTGGGGGTTggaaggggtttggggggagtgTGGGGGGGTTGagtgggggcttggggggttGTATAGGGGTTTGGGGGTTCATATGGGGATGGGGGGTTGGAGGGGGGTTTGGTGGGGGTTggaaggggtttggggggttgagtgggggcttggggggttGTATAGGGGTTTGGGGGTTCATATGCGAATGGGGGGTtggagggggttggggggttgaGTGGGGGTTTGGTGTTTAtatggggatggggtggggggttggaaggggtttgggggttcatatggggatgggggggttgGATGGGGGTACAGGGGCTCCTATAGGGACGTGGGGCTTTGCGCGGGGCTTTTCCCCCTTGCAGGGGGCCTGTGGCCACCCTCCCCGTCCCCTCTGTACCCTCcgtccccccccgtccccccggTCCCTGACGCCCGCTCTCCGCAGGCAGGCGCGGGTGAAGGGCCCCTTCAGGGAGTCGtacctctcccctgcccagtcGGTCAAACCCCACATCGACTCCCAGGAGAAGCTGCCCCGGGACAAGCTcaacccccccacacccagcatCTACGTGAGTCCCCCCGCACCCTCGTTGGTCCGCTGCGCGATCCTCCTCTTGCTGATTGGTCTGCTGGTGGGATCCTCCTCTTGCTGATTGGTCCGCCGGCGGGGGTCCTGGCACATCCCCCCTGCTGATTGGCCTGCGGGAAGGGTCCTAGGGCATCCCCCTGCGGGTCCGGGGGCATCCTTGCCCCTGATTGGTCTCCTGGAGGGATCCCCTCTTGCTGATTGGTCTGCTGGCAGGATCCTCCTCGTGCTGATTGGTCCACCAGCAGGGGTCCCGGGCCATCCCCCCTGCTGATTGGCCTGTGGGAAGGGTCCTAGGGCATCCCCCTGCAGGTCCAGAGGTGTCCTTGCCCATGATTGGTCTGCTGGAGGGGTCCCCTCTTGCTGATTGGCTTGCTGGCAGGGTCCCCTCTTGCCAATTGGTGCACCAGCAGGAGTCACGAGGTGTCCCCCCTTGCTGATTGGCTTGTGGGAGGGACCCTGGAGCATCCCACATGCTGATTGGCCCGCTGGCAGGTTCCCTCCCTGCTGATTGGCCCACTGGTGGGGTTTCTCCCCTCTAATTGGCTAGCTGGTAGGGGTCATGCGGCACCCACCCTGCTGATTGGTCCACTGGCAAAGGTCCCAGGATGTCCTGCCAGCTGATTGGCTGTGGGGTCCCCTCCTGCTGATTGGCTCACCAGCAGGGGTCACAGGGGATGCCCCTGCTGATTGGCCGGCAGGTGGGAGGATTCCCCCAGGGAATCCCCATGCTGAGTAGTCCCTGCTGCTGATTGGCTGGAGGGCCAGGGAATCCCAATCCTGACTGGCTGACGGCAGGGGTATTCCCTGGGACATCCCTGTCCTGACTGGCTAGCAAGCCAGGGCATCTCTGTTGTGATTGGCCAGCAGGTGGGGGTATTCCCCAGGGCATCCCCATCCTGATTGGCTGGTGGGTAGGGGCATTCCCCAAGGGACCCCCATGCTGATTGGCCCACAAGAGCAACCCCGCTGCTGATTGGCTGGTTGGGCAGGTTGCGGGGGTTCTTGCCCAATGGGTCTGTGGGCGGGGTGGCTGGTCTCTGATTGGTCTGTGGGTGGGTCTGCTGGCATCCCATTGGTCTGTGGGCAGGGCTGCCAGTCTCTGATTGGTCTGTGGATGGGGCTGCCAGTCTATGATGGGTCTGTGGGCGGGTCTGCTGATCTGTGATTGGTCCGTGGTTGGTGCTGCCAACCTTCGATTGGTCCGCGGGTGGGACGGCTGGTCTCTGATGGGTCCGTGGGCGGGCCTGCCGACCTCCGATTGGTTGGTGGGCGGTGCTGTCGGTCTCTGATTGGCCCCTGCTGTCCCCGCCCCAGCTGGAGAGCAAGCGGGACGCCTTCT
Proteins encoded in this region:
- the KDM6B gene encoding LOW QUALITY PROTEIN: lysine-specific demethylase 6B (The sequence of the model RefSeq protein was modified relative to this genomic sequence to represent the inferred CDS: deleted 1 base in 1 codon); amino-acid sequence: MHRAVEPLGGRAGRDPFAVGSLGCGGAWAACPPRPWLTGTRCSSSIGQAQLPPHLAPPPSGNGVPSHKPYFPPGAPPRAPPGTLESLQGCVRALQPQPWEPPGPMAEAPPELEEPPSCYHSPARCHRGHRGDIAARIGRLQQAQLWSFPSGPVSPPRARTLPPLQQVWSLLHPEKRNFSAKRGSQLKRGAPPPDPPVVQPVPPAHPPPPPPDDLPSPLKRRRSGSPEQGGGGGQPPPGPPPFPLPQGLWNPLPGDAWTPPRRLGATPERQEQRNLVAHPFPPPPARFRGPPPHLRPPLAHPRRPPARVPAPSEVTLGTAGLAGCPPPPASHQHPSPACLTPPGRPPGPPPPAPCPGGGTDPAALPTATNLRSHRGGGGERGGPRSPRSPQPPLLPPPRPPPLPLLAEGGGGGPLGRHPFRGAAQGGGGRSPFGGFPGILPGPHHHQHGGGGAAPPLRGVPLPPKPPLSAALTPRRRKRRRRRKKPTTIKRPPPISGWGPPPVLPPPALEGPPDTSGTSPAPPFHQPPQFLRGSPIQRASPPLLLLLFLLLLLPPLPLPPPPPPPPPPPPPPPPPPPPPPPSPGVPPRLFDFGAPPLDDQFEEPPEFAKILPDGLANIMKMLDESIRQEEDEGGVAILPPPPDPPKGKKRGGIKRGFRKLLRPLLRPPNSLPHRPAGCPPLKFIATKPPRPPGPNRRRWRRSVEPARPWRNKRDVTFRPPPPSPIPTTPPKLGGRRYRRPPPRHRDLRRAPPRRRHHRKERDRPVLATLDLQSSGVQEKGGPPRLETKGGGGPPNPSNPPQPPPPAFVSSADLLKLRSLGEGPPKELKIRLIKVESAPGGGAGGGDTFIASEVEEPRGPPLAQLTIRHSAAEVVRASKQARVKGPFRESYLSPAQSVKPHIDSQEKLPRDKLNPPTPSIYLESKRDAFSPVLLQFCTDPKNPITVIRGLAGSLRLNLGLFSTKTLVEASGEHAVEVRTQVQQPSDQNWDLSGTRQVWPCESSRSHTTIAKYAQYQASSFQESLQEDKDSEDEEAEEPDSTTETPPSNPDQKSHQIIKFGTNIDLSDAKRWKPQLQELLKLPAFMRVSSTGNMLSHVGHTILGMNTVQLYMKVPGSRTPGHQENNNFCSVNINIGPGDCEWFAVHEHYWETISAFCDKHGVDYLTGSWWPILEDLYRSNIPVYRFVQRPGDLVWINAGTVHWVQATGWCNNIAWNVGPLTAYQYQLALERYEWNEVKNVKSIVPMIHVSWNVARTVKISDPDLYKMIKYCLMQSIKHCQVQRESLVRAGKKIAYQGRVKDEPAYYCNECDVEVFNILFVTSETGGRNTYLVHCEGCARRRSGALHGVVVLEQYKTEELMQIYDGFTLVASPGSR